In one Myxosarcina sp. GI1 genomic region, the following are encoded:
- a CDS encoding SDR family NAD(P)-dependent oxidoreductase produces the protein MTELQGKNAFVTGGTRGIGAAIVRKMAEAGANIAFTYHKSQDKADILVREIEARGVRGLAIQADAMEANNVVQAIQKAVSALGAIDILINNAGIFELKSITESTLEDYERTEKVNIKAVFAATMEAVKSMPEGGRILTIGSVNADSMPFPGGSLYAMSKAAVQMMTKSWARDLGSKKITANVIQPGPIDTDMNPADSAFGETITEMTAIKRYGKPEEIAELAAFLASPKAANITGSIINIDGGMTV, from the coding sequence ATGACAGAATTACAAGGAAAAAACGCCTTTGTTACTGGCGGAACTCGCGGAATTGGCGCAGCAATAGTCCGAAAAATGGCAGAGGCAGGTGCAAACATTGCCTTCACTTATCATAAGTCTCAGGATAAAGCCGATATTTTGGTGAGAGAAATTGAAGCTAGAGGAGTTCGGGGATTAGCAATTCAGGCTGATGCTATGGAAGCAAACAATGTTGTGCAGGCAATCCAAAAAGCTGTATCGGCACTTGGAGCTATAGATATTCTCATCAATAATGCAGGGATTTTCGAGCTTAAATCTATTACCGAAAGTACCTTAGAAGATTACGAAAGAACTGAAAAAGTTAATATCAAAGCTGTTTTTGCCGCCACGATGGAAGCTGTTAAATCTATGCCAGAAGGGGGGCGTATTCTTACTATCGGCAGCGTGAATGCAGATTCTATGCCGTTTCCTGGTGGTTCGCTTTATGCTATGAGTAAAGCCGCCGTACAGATGATGACTAAAAGCTGGGCGAGAGATTTAGGCAGTAAAAAAATTACTGCAAATGTAATTCAACCAGGTCCAATTGATACGGACATGAATCCAGCCGATAGTGCTTTTGGAGAAACCATAACGGAGATGACAGCGATTAAACGCTATGGCAAACCAGAAGAAATTGCCGAATTAGCTGCTTTTCTAGCCAGTCCTAAAGCAGCTAACATTACTGGTTCGATAATTAACATTGATGGAGGGATGACAGTTTAG
- a CDS encoding TMEM143 family protein — protein MASYQDREAYIPYRQAELIELCLEDGHLNNEEKQKFKDFCSLLSAFYHFKFQAYLEHLKNNYAPFNPDTNLKSNKITKEDLPKMETKLIEDFKLVLERANYKPISQAALKDAFKNRSVIELKTKVDFDDFDQMVCYRRGDFKQTIEYKKFFRKKTKQIEVLDRVVLLIKFKDEEYFRKQDTDGGLLKFVPGKMYVYFYRNVPQYDLELLFPNIKISMTWKDRLKLIIPAFGAAIPVILKALPKLALLIGAISFLIFGSTSILGIEVSEENVRNFMPVLTALLSLVVVLGGYAFKQYSKYKSKLIEFRKKVTDTLFFKNQANNASVFYSLINAAEEEECKEIILVYYHLLTSKTPLTASELDDRIETWMDDKFKVKIDFDIKGPINNLKQTRGKVVYPYNNEADCPEISLLKQDERGNCHILSLDESKLLIDYIWDNIFHYT, from the coding sequence ATGGCATCGTATCAAGATCGAGAAGCTTATATTCCCTATCGGCAAGCCGAGCTAATCGAACTTTGTTTGGAAGACGGACATTTAAATAATGAGGAGAAACAAAAGTTTAAGGATTTTTGTTCGCTTTTATCAGCTTTTTATCATTTTAAATTTCAAGCTTATTTAGAACATCTAAAAAATAATTATGCTCCCTTTAACCCCGATACCAATTTAAAGTCTAATAAGATAACTAAAGAAGACTTGCCTAAGATGGAAACCAAGTTGATAGAAGACTTCAAACTAGTTTTAGAAAGAGCCAACTATAAGCCCATCTCGCAAGCTGCTTTAAAAGATGCTTTCAAAAATAGATCGGTTATCGAACTCAAAACGAAAGTAGATTTTGATGATTTCGACCAAATGGTTTGTTACCGTCGAGGTGACTTCAAGCAAACTATTGAGTACAAAAAGTTTTTTAGAAAAAAAACAAAGCAAATTGAAGTTCTCGATCGCGTAGTTTTATTAATCAAGTTTAAAGATGAAGAATATTTTAGAAAACAAGATACTGACGGAGGATTACTTAAATTTGTTCCAGGTAAAATGTATGTTTATTTTTACCGAAATGTCCCTCAATACGATCTGGAGCTACTATTTCCCAATATTAAAATTAGTATGACCTGGAAAGACCGATTAAAATTGATAATTCCTGCTTTTGGTGCGGCGATTCCTGTAATACTCAAGGCTCTACCCAAACTAGCATTACTTATCGGGGCAATTTCTTTTTTAATTTTTGGCTCGACAAGCATTTTAGGCATTGAAGTTAGTGAAGAAAATGTACGCAATTTTATGCCCGTTCTAACTGCTCTTTTATCTTTAGTAGTGGTTTTAGGAGGTTATGCTTTTAAGCAATATAGTAAATACAAAAGCAAGCTAATCGAGTTTCGTAAAAAAGTAACAGATACTTTGTTTTTTAAAAACCAGGCTAATAACGCCAGCGTTTTTTATTCTTTAATTAATGCTGCAGAAGAAGAAGAATGCAAAGAAATTATTTTAGTTTACTATCATCTTTTAACTAGTAAAACTCCGCTAACCGCGTCGGAATTAGACGATCGCATCGAAACCTGGATGGATGACAAATTCAAAGTGAAAATTGATTTTGATATCAAAGGTCCAATTAATAATTTAAAACAAACTCGCGGTAAGGTTGTCTATCCCTATAATAATGAAGCAGATTGTCCTGAAATTTCTCTGCTAAAACAAGACGAACGAGGAAACTGCCATATTTTGTCTTTAGATGAATCTAAATTACTTATTGACTATATTTGGGACAATATTTTTCACTATACTTAG